In Fusarium falciforme chromosome 10, complete sequence, a single genomic region encodes these proteins:
- a CDS encoding MFS domain-containing protein: protein MATVTQTETSSIPATFELQSQRETPRNSLNDPEPEHVSNKPSKADLLRIMSVAFSFFVAGVNDGSVGALVPHVIRDYKVTTAIVSAVYGANFMGWFLAAFSNTHLCQILDLGAMLAFGAGLQVLSHALRSWRPPFALFTITFMLASLGQAYQDTHGNTFVAGVKGSHRWLAFIHAMYMAGCLVGPFVATGVASAGSVSRWYLFYTFPLGIGVLNLVLVSFAFWDTMGIKRKQPVTERTLEADETPASRSEDAFLLMKEALRTKNVWLISLFFFFFLGATLTASGWIVEYLVAVRDGDINQMGFVPAGFSGGSLLGRLFLAEPTHRFGVRRMIFGFTILSIGLQVLFWLVPNIIAASIAISLLGFFMGPYFATGISVGSKLFAPRIRPTALSFVFVFAQLGGCLFPIITGLVAASAGVAVLQPVLCGLLTATAVTWLFVPMPKEGDNPALHQE, encoded by the exons ATGGCGACCGTGACGCAGACAGAGACCAGCAGCATCCCAGCGACCTTTGAGTTGCAGAGCCAGCGAGAGACTCCCAGGAACTCACTCAACGACCCCGAACCCGAGCATGTGTCGAACAAACCCAGCAAAGCAGACTTACTCAGAATCATGAGCGTTGCATTTTCCTTTTTTGTCGCCGGAGTCAATGATGGCAGCGTCGGAGCCCTTGTCCCGCATGTGATCCGAGATTACAAAGTTACCACGGCCATTGTATCAGCTGT CTATGGAGCTAACTTTATGGGTTGGTTTCTGGCCGCCTTTTCAAATACGCATCTATGCCAAATCCTTGATCTAGGCGCCATGCTCGCCTTTGGCGCCGGATTGCAGGTGCTGTCTCATGCTCTACGGTCCTGGCGGCCACCTTTTGCCCTGTTCACCATCACTTTTATGCTGGCTAGTCTTGGCCAGGCTTACCAGGACACCCATGGCAATACCTTTGTTGCAGGCGTAAAAGGATCGCATCGATGGCTCGCGTTCATCCATGCAATGTACATGGCCGGTTGTCTTGTCGGGCCATTCGTCGCGACCGGTGTTGCTTCAGCTGGAAGCGTATCGCGATGGTATCTCTTCTACACTTTCCCTCTCGGAATTGGCGTCCTCAACTTGGTCCTCGTTTCGTTTGCGTTTTGGGACACGATGGGGATCAAGAGAAAACAGCCAGTCACGGAACGGACACTGGAAGCTGATGAGACCCCTGCATCAAGAAGTGAGGATGCCTTCCTCCTGATGAAGGAGGCACTGAGGACCAAGAATGTCTGGCTAATCagcctctttttcttcttcttccttggcgCTACTCTCACGGCTAGCGGATGGATCGTCGAGTATCTCGTTGCCGTTCGCGATGGAGATATCAACCAGATGGGTTTTGTTCCTGCGGGCTTTAGTGGAGGATCGTTGCTCGGAAGATTATTTCTGGCTGAACCAACGCACCGCTTTGGGGTTCGGAGGATGATTTTCGGCTTCACCATTCTCAGCATTGGTCTTCAGGTTTTATTTTGGCT TGTCCCCAACATTATCGCGGCTTCGATTGCCATCAGTTTGCTGGGCTTCTTCATGGGCCCCTACTTTGCTACG GGCATCTCGGTTGGCTCCAAGCTCTTTGCCCCTCGGATCCGGCCAACGGCTTTGTCAtttgtctttgtctttgCACAACTCGGAGGTTGCCTGTTCCCCATTATTACCGGTCTCGTTGCAGCCAGTGCTGGTGTTGCCGTCTTGCAGCCCGTCTTGTGCGGACTGCTGACGGCCACTGCTGTTACCTGGTTGTTCGTTCCAATGCCCAAGGAGGGCGATAACCCAGCCTTGCACCAAGAGTAG
- a CDS encoding MFS domain-containing protein gives MAGKDEVVAAAAHSHVEDNDPKGGEDFIEDSTPGLFLNLCVVATAIGGMLFGYDTGVISGVLVVLGTDLNGRLLDHWEKELITALCAAGALFGAIIAGVTADKYGRKPAIWFSSVLFTVGALVQATSYSLAQMCVGRILVGLGVGSASMIIPLYIAEISPAKYRGRMISIDMVFLGTGSLLAYGFDAAFYKVPHGWRYMVGLGGIPSILLGTLLFWCPESPRQLLFHNQTEECVSVLRRMYPTADETQVSQMVAHIQHGVTQAKALNEEVSVRQSLKSLVKVPANRRAAIVACGLMATQQLCGFNTLMYYSSTLFQIVGFNNPIAVGTIVTATNWIFTFLSIFLIDRVGRRRLLLWTMWGMPVFLVLAAGVFVRIPIDRDTLELTDDTIGWPAIVVLVSMILFVACYAAGLGCVPWQANEFLPMEVRAMGTMMINICNWGPNIIVSSTFLSMMRGISPSGTFGFYAALSTIGFIFVYLCYPEAAGMTLEEIRVVFEHGFGVRYAEEWRKQKKLGVITHGVEERTKETV, from the exons ATGGCAGGAAAAGACGAAGTTGTGGCTGCCGCCGCTCACTCCCATGTCGAGGACAATGACCCCAAGGGAGGGGAGGACTTTATCGAGGACTCCACCCCGGGACTCTTTTTAAACCTCTGCGTCGTCGCGACTGCTATCGGTGGTATGCTCTTTGGATACGACACTGGAGTCATCTCTGGTGTTCTTGTTGTCCTTGGAACAGACCTCAATGGACGGCTGCTTGACCATTGGGAAAAGGAGCTCATCACGGCGCTTTGCGCTGCTGGGGCTTTGTTTGGAGCCATCATCGCTGGTGTCACAGCTGACAAGTATGGACGAAAGCCGGCCATTTGGTTCTCCTCGGTGCTCTTCACCGTGGGAGCCCTCGTCCAGGCCACTTCGTACTCTCTTGCTCAGATGTGTGTTGGTCGAATCCTCGTTGGCCTCGGTGTTGGTTCAGCCTCCATG ATCATTCCATTGTACATTGCAGAAATCTCTCCCGCCAAATATCGAGGCCGAATGATTTCCATCGACATGGTTTTTCTGGGAACTGGCTCCCTCCTCGCATATGGCTTCGACGCAGCTTTTTACAAGGTGCCTCATGGATGGCGATACATGGTTGGTCTTGGAGGAATCCCGTCGATTCTGCTCGGCACCCTCCTCTTCTGGTGCCCTGAATCACCTCGTCAGCTGCTCTTCCACAACCAGACCGAAGAGTGTGTCAGCGTTCTGCGACGCATGTATCCCACGGCCGATGAAACCCAGGTTTCACAGATGGTGGCCCATATTCAACACGGCGTTACACAAGCAAAGGCTCTTAACGAAGAGGTTTCAGTTCGCCAGTCCCTCAAGAGCCTTGTCAAGGTCCCGGCGAATCGACGAGCCGCCATCGTGGCTTGCGGTCTCATGGCTACTCAGCAACTCTGCGGCTTCAACACGCTGATGTATTACTCGAGCACTCTCTTCCAGATCGTGGGCTTCAATAACCCAATCGCCGTTGGAACTATTGTCACAGCTACTAACTGGATCTTCACGttcctctccatcttcctcatcgaTAGGGTTGGACGACGCAGACTCTTGCTCTGGACCATGTGGGGAATGCCCGTCTTCCTCGTTCTCGCTGCCGGCGTTTTCGTTCGAATTCCGATCGACCGAGACACGCTCGAACTCACAGATGATACCATCGGATGGCCTGCTATTGTCGTCTTGGTCTCTATGATTCTTTTCGTGGCCTGTTACGCAGCTGGTCTTGGATGTGTGCCATGGCAGGCGAACGAATTCTTGCCCATGGAAGTGCGTGCTATGGGAACCATGATGATCAACATCTGTAACTGGGGTCCCAACATCATCGTGTCCTCAACTTTCCTGTCCATGATGCGTGGAATCTCGCCCTCTGGAACCTTTGGCTTTTACGCGGCTCTCTCGACCATCGGATTCATCTTTGTTTACCTCTGCTATCCTGAAGCCGCAGGCATGACTCTCGAGGAAATTCGAGTTGTCTTTGAGCACGGGTTTGGCGTTCGCTATGCTGAGGAGTGGCgaaagcagaagaagctgggTGTCATCACCCACGGTGTTGAGGAGCGCACCAAGGAGACTGTCTAG
- a CDS encoding FAD-binding-3 domain-containing protein, whose translation MAQPKVLICGAGIAGQALAFWLSKSHFNVTVIERFPVLRSTGLQLDLRGLGIEVMKRMGLEEAFRAKSVREQGLEIVDTYDKRWAYFPANKSGKGLQGFTTDFEIMRKDLCEILHEATKNRVKYTFGTTIESFTQHDDVVDVTFSDGEKDQFDIVVGTDGQASRTRKAMLGSDAEDPTLYLGAYIAYFTIPQPAEKGKDYNARFYLATEKRFIFTRRNEDSRVQIYMACKTDAEWMKDIRKGDTEREKQAFLEIFKRAGWETDAILKEMMETDDFYCERLGVVQLDAWSDGRVALVGDAAFCPSASTGMGTTSSMVGAYVLAGELEKHCRESGKDGIPTALKAYDETFRPFMNQVQRGLTQGDSFWGRLPTSSFGVTVASVFMWLAMLLRLDVIGKITCQKSDNTHSDPASRRNFTTQASISTRE comes from the coding sequence ATGGCCCAGCCCAAAGTCCTCATTTGCGGCGCTGGCATTGCCGGCCAAGCCCTTGCATTCTGGCTCTCAAAATCCCACTTCAACGTCACAGTCATTGAGCGCTTCCCTGTTCTCCGCTCCACGGGCCTTCAACTTGACCTTCGCGGACTTGGCATTGAGGTCATGAAGCGCATGGGCCTAGAGGAGGCATTCCGGGCAAAATCCGTCAGAGAACAAGGCTTGGAGATTGTCGACACTTATGACAAGCGATGGGCGTATTTCCCGGCGAACAAGAGTGGTAAAGGACTCCAGGGATTCACCACCGACTTCGAGATTATGCGAAAAGACCTTTGCGAGATTCTGCATGAAGCAACCAAGAACCGAGTGAAGTACACATTTGGAACCACTATTGAAAGCTTCACACAGCATGACGACGTCGTCGATGTCACCTTTTCAGACGGAGAGAAAGATCAATTCGATATCGTTGTCGGTACCGATGGCCAGGCGTCGCGCACTCGAAAGGCCATGCTCGGGTCTGACGCTGAAGATCCTACTCTCTACCTGGGCGCCTACATCGCCTACTTTACCATCCCTCAACCAGCCGAAAAGGGGAAAGACTACAATGCCCGGTTCTACCTCGCGACTGAAAAGCGGTTCATCTTTACTAGACGCAACGAGGATTCCAGAGTCCAGATATACATGGCTTGCAAGACCGACGCAGAGTGGATGAAGGATATCCGTAAGGGTGACACTGAGAGGGAGAAGCAAGCTTTTCTGGAAATTTTCAAGAGGGCCGGATGGGAAACGGATGCCATACTCAAAGAGATGATGGAAACAGATGACTTTTACTGCGAACGCCTCGGCGTTGTTCAGCTGGATGCCTGGTCCGATGGCCGAGTGGCTCTTGTAGGCGACGCTGCCTTTTGCCCGTCAGCATCTACAGGTATGGGAACAACATCCAGCATGGTAGGAGCCTATGTCCTGGCTGGCGAACTCGAGAAGCATTGCCGCGAATCTGGAAAGGATGGTATCCCAACGGCACTCAAGGCTTATGACGAAACGTTCCGTCCTTTCATGAATCAGGTCCAGCGTGGCTTGACCCAAGGAGACTCTTTTTGGGGGAGACTGCCGACCTCGTCGTTTGGCGTTACTGTTGCCAGCGTCTTCATGTGGTTGGCCATGTTGTTGAGGTTAGATGTCATTGGTAAAATCACGTGCCAAAAGTCTGACAACACCCACTCTGACCCCGCTTCACGACGCAACTTCACGACACAGGCTTCAATTTCAACACGAGAATAA
- a CDS encoding MFS domain-containing protein, producing MGNPVDVKAEGGQEVEHAYDVEDKTYAAEDKAANAQKQDAIEAENAEHNMGVLEAVRAYPMASLWAFIMSCTIIMESYCVFLIGSFIALPRFAKDYGIYNKGEWVIETKWQSALQAIGPIGALIGVFLAGPLTSKIGYRWATIAGLMALNAFIFVFYFANSLPVMLVSQILEGIPWGIFIANSPAYCSEIVPMKLRAPATQMLQMFWAIGAIIVGGVTYGYNTLDHPNAYRIPIALQWMFPTPLAILIFLAPESPWWLVRKGKMEEAARAVERLGRKSLINKSSETVAMMKRTIDLEKTEKEPSLIELWKGTDCYRTLIVCGVYAAQNLTGNLIANQAVYFFQQAGMKTDTAFAMGLITSALQTVMVMLSWILTTYLGRRTIYLWGSAMNMVVLVAIGVAASFGQSTSASLAQASLGLIVSVLFTLGPAPASWVIIGETSAIRLRPLTTGVGRGCYYLVNIPCIFLSSYMLNPTGGNLGGKCGYVWAGTAFVCLVMSYIWVPEMKGRSYREIDILFRRRVPARKWTKTVVDIHDDE from the exons ATGGGCAACCCCGTCGATGTAAAGGCCGAGGGCGGCCAAGAGGTCGAGCATGCCTACGATGTTGAAGACAAGACATACGCTGCCGAGGACAAGGCGGCGAATGCCCAGAAGCAGGATGCTATCGAGGCAGAGAATGCGGAGCACAACATGGGTGTGCTCGAGGCCGTTCGAGCTTACCCCATGGCTTCGCTCTGGGCCTTTATCATGTCCTGCACCATT ATCATGGAGTCTTACTGTGTCTTCCTGATCGGCAGTTTCATCGCCCTCCCTCGATTCGCCAAAGATTACGGCATCTACAATAAAGGCGAATGGGTCATCGAGACCAAGTGGCAGTCTGCGCTCCAGGCTATCGGTCCCATTGGTGCGTTGATCGGCGTCTTCCTCGCTGGTCCCCTCACCAGCAAAATCGGATACCGCTGGGCGACCATCGCCGGCCTCATGGCCCTGAACGCCTTCATCTTTGTCTTCTACTTCGCCAACTCGCTCCCTGTGATGCTGGTGTCTCAGATCCTCGAGGGCATTCCGTGGGGAATCTTCATCGCCAACTCCCCCGCATACTGTTCCGAGATTGTGCCCATGAAGCTGCGAGCTCCTGCCACTCAGATGCTTCAGATGTTCTGGGCCATCGGAGCCATCATCGTCGGTGGCGTCACCTACGGTTACAACACCCTGGACCACCCCAACGCTTATCG CATCCCCATTGCCCTTCAATGGATGTTCCCCACCCCTCTTGCCATCCTGATCTTCTTGGCGCCCGAGTCGCCTTGGTGGTTGGTTCGAAAGggaaagatggaggaggcagcACGCGCTGTGGAGCGCCTCGGACGCAAGTCGTTGATTAACAAGTCGAGCGAGACCGtcgccatgatgaagcgTACCATCGACCTCGAGAAGACTGAGAAGGAGCCCAGCTTGATCGAGCTGTGGAAGGGCACTGACTGCTACCGTACCCTCATCGTGTGCGGTGTCTACGCCGCCCAGAACCTTACTGGTAACCTGATTGCCAACCAGGCCGTCTACTTCTTTCAGCAGGCTGGCATGAAGACTGATACTGCCTTCGCCATGGGTCTGATCACCTCTGCCCTCCAGACCGTCATGGTCATGCTTTCTTGGATCCTCACAACCTACCTTGGCCGACGTACCATCTACCTCTGGGGTTCGGCCATGAACatggtcgtcctcgtcgctaTCGGTGTCGCAGCCTCTTTCGGACAgtcaacctcggcctccCTCGCGCAGGCGTCCCTGGGTCTCATCGTCTCTGTCCTTTTCACTCTCGGCCCTGCTCCCGCTTCGTGGGTCATTATCGGAGAGACATCTGCCATTCGTCTCAGGCCTCTTACCACTGGTGTCGGACGAGGATGCTACTACCTCGTCAACATTCCTTGCATCTTCCTGTCTAGTTACATGCTCAACCCCACA GGCGGAAACCTCGGTGGCAAGTGTGGTTATGTCTGGGCTGGTACTGCCTTCGTCTGCTTGGTCATGTCTTACATCTGGGTGCCTGAGATGAAGGGTCGATCCTACCGTGAGATCGACATTCTGTTCCGACGTCGTGTCCCTGCTCGCAAGTGGACCAAGACGGTCGTCGACATTCACGATGACGAGTAG
- a CDS encoding MFS domain-containing protein produces the protein MGLGVLENTDGHHVPGTVTLDQSAADPSESHEHLKRGSGKESHIVLVPQPADDPNDPLNWSNSKKMAVFAIILLGTAFVCVIPAPMLNAGIVQVATDLNRSFSDIAKLNGYMLLAVGAVSPFASAFARKYGKRPVFVVSSVIGLAGCLVAEFSTNYNMLVAGRLLQGFGASAYESLCTSVVTDIYFVHQRGVYVALVIFFLSSLSNGVSVLAGLITTRLGWPYNFHILLPFVALQTILVILFVPETAYNRSPVFNIDRIGSNTDLDGAEEKRADADHVEIAQCKSSPGSTTSDLPRPKTFYQELALYNGRFTEKSLISMVLASIFIILNLIASYNIFVSGLIMAWFVAMSVLAGVMFAAPPWGFNAAAVGYVSAGPLVGGALATIFLGFVSDPLIKFMTRRNKGVYEPEFRLVLASVGAIFSVAGLVGFGHAIESQLSIYAISTIWGITLFGMSVAASVTMAYALDAQPAHAVEMFIMNITFKNFFFYGLTNFIVDWYVARGAAELFDTIAGITGFLMLLTVPMYVYGKRYRHHWGHHNLLVLLHLDESPNAKH, from the exons ATGGGCCTCGGAGTTCTAGAAAATACGGACGGTCATCATGTCCCCGGCACGGTCACTCTCGACCAGTCGGCCGCCGATCCTTCCGAGAGTCATGAGCATCTGAAGCGCGGCTCGGGCAAGGAATCTCATATTGTTCTTGTTCCACAGCCCGCCGATGACCCCAATGATCCATTGAATTGGTCCAACTCCAAGAAGATGGCCGTCttcgccatcatcctccttggAACGGCCTTTGTCTGCGTAATTCCT GCACCCATGTTGAATGCCGGCATCGTCCAGGTTGCCACCGACCTTAATCGATCCTTTTCCGATATTGCCAAACTGAACGGATACATGCTACTCGCCGTCGGTGCTGTCTCCCCCTTCGCTTCAGCCTTTGCTCGAAAATACGGGAAGCGACCTGTCTTTGTTGTGTCCTCCGTCATCGGCCTTGCCGGGTGCCTCGTTGCCGAGTTCTCCACAAACTACAACATGCTCGTCGCAGGAAGACTGCTTCAGGGGTTCGGTGCATCTGCATACGAATCTCTTTGCACTTCTGTCGTGACCGACATCTACTTTGTGCATCAACGGGGTGTCTACGTTGCTCtggtcatcttcttcctgaGTAGTCTGAGCAACGGTGTCTCCGTCCTCGCTGGCCTCATCACAACCAGGCTCGGATGGCCTTACAACTTTCACATTCTCCTGCCGTTTGTGGCCCTACAGACCATCTTGGTCATTCTATTTGTCCCTGAGACTGCGTACAACCGATCACCTGTTTTCAATATCGACCGAATCGGTTCCAACACAGACCTGGATGGagccgaggagaagagggctgATGCTGACCATGTTGAAATCGCCCAATGCAAGTCTAGCCCTGGCTCTACAACGAGCGACCTTCCACGGCCAAAGACGTTCTACCAGGAGCTTGCTCTCTACAATGGGCGTTTCACCGAGAAATCATTGATCTCCATGGTCCTAGCCAGCATTTTCATCATTCTCAACCTCATCGCCTCTTACAACATTTTCGTGTCTGGGTTGATTATGGCGTGGTTTGTGGCCATGTCGGTCCTTGCCGGTGTCATGTTTGCGGCACCTCCATGGGGATTCAACGCTGCAGCGGTTGGCTACGTGTCAGCTGGGCCACTTGTCGGAGGTGCTCTCGCTACCATCTTTCTGGGCTTTGTTTCCGATCCTCTTATCAAGTTCATGACGAGACGTAACAAGGGCGTGTATGAGCCAGAATTCAGACTTGTCCTCGCTAGTGTGGGTGCAATCTTTTCAGTAGCTGGCTTGGTGGGATTTGGCCATGCAATCGAATCCCAGCTGTCCATCTACGCCATTTCTACTATTTGGGGCATCACACTGTTCGGCATGAGCGTGGCTGCCAGCGTCACCATGGCTTATGCGCTTGATGCTCAGCCTGCACATGCCGTCGAAATGTTCATCATGAACATCACGTTCAAGAACTTTTTCTTCTACGG CTTGACCAATTTCATTGTGGATTGGTATGTGGCAAGGGGTGCAGCCGAACTCTTTGACACAATCGCTGGCATCACAGGGTTCTTAATGCTTCTCACCGTTCCCATGTATGTGTATGGAAAGCGATACCGCCACCACTGGGGTCATCATAACTTGCTCGTTCTGTTGCATTTGGATGAGAGCCCAAACGCTAAGCATTGA
- a CDS encoding FAD-binding PCMH-type domain-containing protein has protein sequence MTGSASPDVITPTVLQRGTSDYENSRERYFNKEETGRFPIEIHAVQSVQDVSKALQRARELGVALGVRSGGHLPSKPSLINDGILIDVSHLNREIKYDSQTGQVSFGPAVRVYEAWKFTDALGRFFPFGHAPDVALGGFCLAGGQGFFMRGWGATVTDWIIKLEIVVPDGRVLIASRTDNPDLFWAARGAGQAFFGVVTRIWSRTIPKKKHYGRTYTFSGKDNYEAFLSFAFERNHQMPKSFTETAACTLHPELFDPDSPDESVPSTSPLLLLVNISAYADSLSEAESMLSVWDQVPENLKGCLIESKPVAEVDWEEFFKLQHLLNPQTPGQKWGINSILNDPAVHRDKLIQAIKPAMCNLPTRSSYGCIYMADTLDIDEADAVLSIPQQYYISTFSGWKDVSLQTKVRQVMQQSYGQAESVACGMYVADFDQSPGSLHSSSIPVWSKSACAKFMRIREKWDPNGLFIGYKAFVSTSNAETKL, from the exons ATGACTGGCAGCGCTTCGCCCGACGTTATCACACCCACCGTGCTCCAAAGAGGAACAAGTGACTATGAGAACTCCCGCGAGCGCTACTTCAACAAAGAGGAAACTGGTAGGTTTCCAATCGAGATCCACGCCGTCCAGTCAGTCCAGGATGTGTCCAAGGCGCTCCAAAGGGCCCGAGAACTTGGTGTAGCCTTGGGTGTTCGATCAGGAGGACACCTTCCATCGAAACCATCATTGATCAACGATGGTATTCTGATCGATGTCAGTCATCTCAACAGGGAGATCAAATACGATTCCCAGACTGGCCAAGTCTCCTTTGGCCCTGCCGTCCGTGTGTACGAGGCCTGGAAGTTCACCGACGCTCTAGGCCGGTTCTTCCCCTTTGGGCATGCTCCAGATGTGGCCTTGGGTGGTTTCTGCCTCGCCGGCGGCCAAGGCTTCTTCATGAGAGGATGGGGAGCTACTGTCACCGACTGGATAATCAAGCTGGAGATTGTTGTTCCCGATGGCAGGGTCCTGATTGCAAGCAGGACTGACAACCCTGATCTTTTCTGGGCCGCACGTGGCGCTGGCCAGGCCTTCTTTGGAGTTGTTACTCGGATCTGGAGCCGCACCATTCCGAAGAAGAAACATTATGGTCGTACTTATACCTTCTCCGGTAAAGACAACTACGAGGCCTTCCTCTCTTTTGCTTTTGAACGAAATCACCAGATGCCCAAGTCCTTTACTGAGACGGCGGCCTGTACCCTGCACCCCGAGCTCTTTGACCCCGATTCCCCTGATGAGAGTGTGCCTTCGACTTCACCTCTTCTGCTGCTTGTCAACATTTCAGCCTATGCAGACAGTCTTTCAGAGGCAGAGAGCATGCTCAGTGTCTGGGATCAGGTGCCAGAAAACCTCAAAGGATGCCTGATTGAGTCTAAGCCTGTGGCTGAAGTCGATTGGGAAGAGTTCTTCAAGCTTCAACACCTCTTGAACCCGCAGACTCCAGGTCAGAAGTGGGGTATCAACAGCATTCTCAATGATCCAGCTGTTCATCGTGACAAG CTCATTCAAGCTATCAAGCCAGCCATGTGTAATCTGCCAACGCGATCATCATACGGATGCATCTACATGGCCGACACCCTGGACATCGATGAGGCGGATGCAGTGCTCAGCATCCCTCAACAGTATTACATCTCAACTTTTTCAGGATGGAAAGACGTATCACTCCAAACCAAAGTCCGACAAGTCATGCAACAGTCATATGGGCAGGCTGAATCTGTCGCCTGTGGAATGTACGTTGCTGACTTTGACCAGTCACCAGGCTCTCTTCACTCTTCCAGT ATCCCAGTATGGTCAAAGTCCGCTTGTGCGAAATTCATGAGGATTAGGGAGAAATGGGATCCCAATGGGCTCTTTATCGGATACAAGGCTTTTGTTTCGACATCGAACGCGGAGACGAAGCTCTGA
- a CDS encoding Zn(2)-C6 fungal-type domain-containing protein, translating into MEPGDRAPRRTSRVAVGCTACRARHVRCDKNMPACTSCVKAGIQCVRALQVRFRSGLDSTDEFAFSDNQVWVRPEMEYCDETAQLSQIYETEDREPTETAVVDSAQYSFDLPIMDAPVERSPAFHTSPHMMVSPDTNGSDISESRHRTRHLRDSSSLDLSPRSPSSRPAMPFTPREAILIRNFTENMALWADATDLRRHFEIEVPRRSMYFPVLRYAVFAFSSRHLNRNMSDTTTEALEYYDRCLSLLIEAVAEQNGPVDEETLAAIAILRQYEEMDADDKELHLNGTSRIVNSMSVFDFNGGLGEAAAWLCLRQDIYISLTKQRPLRSDLDTYLQSDVFKRMDDAAYANKMVFLLAKALACAFSSDKPCSADSLEGIRREVDSWFDLKSPAFNPIHEAKRSREEGRLLPEIWVLSPFHAVGLQYYHIAKIILAMSTPIVASSVFEHIRQGKRVEQIVRNHLLQVIALANSHARAENALFTARHSLSVWGGVFAEKDDQEMVLSFLEHVQQRTGWNTSPLRSSLQEQWIQDTRE; encoded by the exons ATGGAGCCTGGCGATCGCGCGCCCAGGAGGACGAGCCGAGTCGCGGTAGGATG TACTGCTTGTCGAG CTCGCCATGTTAGGT GCGACAAGAACATGCCTGCATGCACTTCCTGTGTGAAAGCAGGCATTCAGTGTGTTCGTGCTTTGCAGGTTCGATTCCGGAGTGGACTGGATTCTACCGATGAGTTTGCCTTTTCCGACAACCAAGTCTGGGTTCGACCAGAGA TGGAATACTGCGATGAAACCGCTCAGCTATCCCAGATCTACGAAACTGAGGACCGGGAACC CACCGAGACTGCAGTGGTGGATTCTGCTCAGTACAGCTTCGACCTTCCAATCATGGACGCACCGGTTGAGAGGTCACCGGCATTTCACACATCCCCACATATGATGGTCTCACCTGACACGAATGGCTCGGATATCTCAGAGTCAAGACACAGGACCCGGCACCTCCGAGATAGCTCCTCACTCGACCTTTCTCCGCGTTCGCCGTCATCACGTCCTGCAATGCCTTTCACTCCCCGAGAGGCTATCCTTATCAGGAATTTCACTGAGAATATGGCTCTATGGGCGGATGCCACTGACTTGCGTCGACACTTTGAAATTGAAGTTCCTCGGCGATCCATGTACTTTCCTGTGCTACGATACGCAGTCTTTGCCTTTTCCTCACGGCATCTGAACCGAAACATGTCGGACACTACCACGGAGGCACTGGAGTACTACGACAGATGCTTGAGCCTCCTGATTGAGGCAGTGGCTGAGCAGAATGGGCCCGTTGATGAAGAGACACTCGCTGCCATTGCAATTTTACGGCAGTACGAGGAAATGGATG CGGATGACAAGGAGCTACACCTCAATGGCACCTCAAGAATCGTCAACTCCATGTCCGTGTTCGATTTTAACGGGGGCCTCGGTGAAGCCGCCGCCTGGCTATGTCTTCGACAAGACATCTACATCTCACTGACGAAGCAAAGACCTCTGCGGTCAGACTTGGACACGTATCTGCAATCAGACGTGTTCAAACGCATGGATGACGCCGCTTACGCCAATAAGATGGTCTTTCTGCTAGCAAAAGCGCTTGCCTGCGCCTTTTCTTCGGACAAGCCTTGCTCGGCGGACAGCCTAGAAGGGATTCGCCGGGAGGTGGATAGCTGGTTCGACTTGAAGTCGCCAGCGTTCAACCCCATCCACGAAGCAAAGAggagcagagaagaaggacggtTATTGCCAGAAATATGGGTTCTTTCCCCATTTCACG CTGTCGGGTTGCAATACTATCACATTGCAAAGATCATCCTCGCCATGTCTACGCCGATCGTAGCTTCGTCAGTGTTTGAGCATATACGACAAGGGAAACGGGTCGAG CAAATCGTACGAAACCACCTGCTTCAGGTGATAGCGTTGGCAAACTCCCACGCAAGAGCAGAGAATGCTCTCTTTACGGCGCGGCATTCGCTTTCAGTTT GGGGCGGCGTCTTTGCTGAAAAAGACGACCAGGAAATGGTGCTCAGCTTTCTGGAACATGTACAACAGAGGACAGGTTGGAACACATCTCCATTACGTTCATCACTACAAGAACAATGGATCCAAGATACTAGAGAATAA